From the genome of Desulfovibrio psychrotolerans, one region includes:
- the gmk gene encoding guanylate kinase: MCAPSGTGKTTLTKRLLAEFPRFEFSVSHTTRQPREGEVHGRDYVFVSEQEFFAKREEGFFAEWAEVHGNYYGTPRDATLQKLAEGRDIIFDIDVQGASQLQGSLKQGCYVFILPPSRSELERRLRGRGTDSEAVIAKRLANAEKEMQQAHWFNAWIVNDELDRAYDELRSAYLAATLSPACHPGLVGRIMKDWRDDV; this comes from the coding sequence ATGTGCGCCCCCTCAGGCACGGGCAAGACCACGCTCACCAAGCGGCTGCTTGCGGAGTTTCCCCGGTTTGAATTTTCCGTTTCTCACACCACGCGCCAGCCCCGGGAGGGAGAGGTGCACGGGCGGGACTACGTGTTTGTTTCCGAACAGGAATTTTTTGCAAAGCGTGAAGAGGGATTCTTTGCCGAATGGGCAGAGGTGCACGGCAACTACTATGGCACCCCGCGCGATGCCACCTTGCAGAAGCTGGCAGAGGGCCGGGACATCATCTTTGATATAGACGTGCAGGGGGCAAGCCAGTTGCAGGGCAGCCTGAAGCAGGGCTGCTATGTGTTTATCCTGCCGCCTTCACGCAGCGAGCTGGAACGGCGTCTGCGCGGGCGCGGCACGGACTCGGAGGCGGTTATCGCCAAGCGGCTGGCCAATGCGGAAAAGGAAATGCAGCAGGCTCACTGGTTCAACGCCTGGATTGTGAACGATGAACTGGACCGCGCGTATGACGAACTGCGCAGCGCCTATCTTGCGGCAACCCTCTCGCCAGCGTGTCATCCCGGCCTTGTGGGGCGCATTATGAAGGATTGGAGGGACGATGTCTGA
- a CDS encoding YicC/YloC family endoribonuclease — translation MLRSMTGFGRSFMEGDGFTMTWEARSVNSRHLDVKWRLPVMVRSAEARFEKVVRRFASRGRVDISLNLQVHREGLMAVTFNAPQAAAMLDRLALFAQARGDAFSPDYNRLLSMNFLWDDAGAELDEAFITRLEEGLADALEDWNRSREAEAVALERDMLERIVRLEEWTAVIQERAPQIKEDRFAQVRERLREVLARNESELDEQRFLQEITLLSDKLDVSEEITRLNTHLGRLKELMRSGGDAGKRLDFTLQECFREINTCGNKVQDAQISHLVVDFKNEMEKCREQVQNLE, via the coding sequence ATGCTGAGAAGTATGACGGGTTTCGGACGGAGCTTCATGGAAGGGGACGGCTTTACCATGACATGGGAAGCCAGAAGCGTGAACAGCAGACATCTGGATGTGAAGTGGCGTCTGCCCGTGATGGTGCGTTCTGCCGAGGCACGGTTCGAAAAAGTAGTGCGCAGGTTTGCCTCGCGGGGCAGGGTAGATATTTCGCTCAACCTGCAGGTGCACCGCGAAGGGCTTATGGCCGTGACCTTTAATGCGCCTCAGGCTGCAGCCATGCTGGACAGGCTTGCCTTGTTTGCACAGGCGCGGGGTGATGCGTTTTCTCCGGACTACAACCGGCTGTTGTCCATGAATTTTTTGTGGGATGACGCAGGGGCGGAGCTGGACGAGGCGTTTATAACCCGTCTGGAAGAAGGCCTTGCCGATGCTCTTGAAGACTGGAACCGCTCGCGCGAGGCGGAGGCCGTGGCGCTGGAGCGCGACATGCTGGAGCGCATTGTCCGTCTGGAAGAATGGACTGCCGTGATTCAGGAGCGCGCGCCCCAGATAAAGGAAGACCGCTTTGCCCAGGTACGTGAGCGGCTGCGTGAAGTGCTTGCCCGCAACGAGTCGGAATTGGACGAACAGCGCTTTCTGCAGGAGATAACCCTGCTTTCCGACAAGTTGGATGTGAGTGAGGAAATAACCCGTCTGAACACGCACCTTGGTCGTCTGAAGGAGCTTATGCGGTCCGGCGGCGATGCGGGCAAGCGTTTGGATTTTACCCTGCAGGAGTGCTTCCGCGAGATAAATACCTGCGGCAACAAGGTGCAGGATGCCCAGATTTCGCACCTTGTGGTGGATTTTAAGAACGAGATGGAAAAGTGCCGCGAGCAGGTGCAGAATCTGGAGTAG
- a CDS encoding EF-hand domain-containing protein, with translation MSVSGIDVSQGFTGTWQSGLSRGLSRETDYGEMARNLLADRDENGDGALSASELGMSRRRFADLDTNGDGVVSPEELAAHLEKSGKGDNPALRRMAAAIIQEQDADGDGKISRAESSFSDEEFDACDKDGDGFLTEDELVQAMGGGDGGLEAAMRNAADGDSPPEGDDRKGTYPLGEEERKKASGPSVTQDLNGDGVVSAEEMQAVLEHGLAKARSMAASGELRFERVGLADVSSAPAAPDSPDGVGGPGESNGPGNTAGTGVAGAVSTGSRNGAKGTTGHRGRNAGSSPGTDTAYITQEMADAGERTQGAAATRPAPPWLLRRAMDAYSDRIADAAGASGTEAGMDAAGRPYRERGMPMTGTVFAGLG, from the coding sequence ATGAGTGTAAGCGGAATAGATGTATCGCAAGGATTTACCGGAACCTGGCAGTCCGGGCTTTCCCGCGGGCTGTCACGGGAGACGGATTACGGGGAGATGGCCCGCAACCTGCTGGCGGACCGTGACGAGAACGGGGACGGTGCGTTAAGCGCGTCTGAACTGGGCATGTCGCGCAGGCGGTTTGCCGATCTGGATACCAACGGCGACGGAGTTGTTTCTCCGGAAGAGTTGGCGGCGCATCTGGAAAAAAGCGGCAAGGGAGATAACCCTGCGTTGCGCCGCATGGCTGCCGCCATCATACAGGAGCAGGATGCGGACGGGGACGGCAAGATTTCCCGTGCGGAGTCTTCTTTCTCCGACGAGGAGTTTGATGCCTGCGACAAGGATGGCGATGGCTTCCTGACCGAGGATGAACTTGTTCAGGCCATGGGCGGCGGCGATGGCGGGCTGGAAGCGGCCATGCGCAACGCCGCGGACGGGGACAGTCCGCCGGAAGGAGACGACCGCAAGGGAACGTATCCGCTTGGTGAGGAAGAACGGAAGAAGGCTTCCGGTCCTTCAGTGACGCAGGATTTGAACGGGGACGGCGTGGTTTCCGCCGAGGAGATGCAGGCTGTTCTGGAGCACGGCCTTGCCAAGGCGCGTTCCATGGCCGCCAGCGGTGAACTGCGGTTTGAGCGTGTAGGGCTGGCAGATGTGTCCAGTGCGCCTGCTGCGCCCGATTCACCCGATGGCGTGGGAGGCCCGGGCGAATCAAACGGGCCGGGTAACACCGCAGGGACTGGTGTTGCCGGAGCCGTAAGTACGGGCAGCCGGAACGGTGCCAAAGGTACCACAGGGCATCGCGGGCGCAATGCCGGAAGCTCGCCGGGCACGGACACGGCATACATTACGCAGGAGATGGCTGACGCCGGGGAACGGACGCAGGGAGCAGCGGCAACGCGGCCCGCTCCGCCATGGTTGCTCCGAAGGGCCATGGACGCCTACAGTGACCGCATAGCGGATGCTGCTGGGGCTTCCGGAACCGAGGCAGGTATGGACGCCGCAGGGCGGCCATACCGTGAACGGGGCATGCCCATGACCGGGACCGTGTTTGCCGGACTGGGCTGA
- the pyrF gene encoding orotidine-5'-phosphate decarboxylase has translation MSELVVALDYPGADEALSMAGRLRGSGVWVKVGLELFTATGPDLIDRLKDMDFRVFLDMKFFDIPNTVRGAVRSGVRHGVDMLNIHLMGGERMARAAVEGLREGAMETGPRPLLLGVTVLTSMAQEDLSAGFGSLDDTVRQLAVSGHAWGLDGVVCSGHEVAEIKKSCGKSYFCLTPGIRPHVAGDDQRRTMTPGEAVKAGSDFLVVGRPITGAEDPARAAREILEAMRVAE, from the coding sequence ATGTCTGAGCTTGTGGTGGCACTGGATTATCCCGGTGCTGATGAGGCTCTGTCCATGGCCGGGAGGCTGCGTGGTTCCGGTGTGTGGGTAAAGGTGGGGCTGGAGCTGTTTACGGCGACGGGGCCGGACCTCATTGACCGGTTGAAGGATATGGACTTCCGTGTTTTTCTGGACATGAAGTTCTTCGACATACCCAACACCGTGCGAGGTGCGGTGCGTTCCGGCGTGCGGCACGGCGTGGATATGCTGAACATCCATCTCATGGGCGGAGAGCGCATGGCCCGCGCCGCCGTGGAGGGATTGCGCGAGGGAGCTATGGAAACAGGGCCCCGGCCCCTGCTGCTTGGGGTGACGGTGCTTACCTCCATGGCGCAGGAAGACCTGTCCGCCGGTTTCGGTTCGCTGGATGACACCGTACGCCAACTGGCTGTTTCGGGGCACGCCTGGGGTCTGGACGGTGTGGTCTGTTCCGGGCACGAGGTGGCGGAAATAAAAAAGAGTTGTGGAAAATCATATTTTTGTCTTACTCCGGGAATACGGCCGCATGTCGCAGGTGATGACCAGCGGCGGACCATGACGCCGGGCGAGGCGGTGAAAGCGGGTTCGGACTTTCTTGTGGTAGGCAGGCCCATAACGGGTGCCGAAGACCCTGCCCGCGCGGCGCGGGAGATTCTGGAGGCCATGCGGGTGGCGGAATAA
- a CDS encoding tetratricopeptide repeat protein, translated as MAELTGQEIQGDRKEQGAKAGHSEAGKGREPIKGIFSTQEVKKVGAGTTVRKTVQKAFWFVEESDGSIMIQPLNANYVPSGPKRTVTLEDVIEKFQPEPEFYVQTVFPKMKELNKTIARADRHRQRGEGFSAEFEYGNALKVDEENVRANFGLGLTYLDRGETDKADNIFERLVKLEAAFDEEHKHLFNEFGINLRKNKMHTQAMDYYAKALELSGEDENLFYNIARVCLDKQDYAACVDYLFRCLALNPALDAAVKFLMWLKQKELVPRDKAADVDAQLVKCAQAIKARKAQDEGASGAEATVQDPEQGNAHADADAAAKPGKSAAEKGEAQAGQEAEKKAGKSAPIIID; from the coding sequence ATGGCAGAACTGACCGGGCAGGAAATACAGGGTGACCGGAAGGAACAGGGTGCAAAAGCGGGGCACTCTGAGGCGGGCAAGGGACGCGAGCCCATCAAGGGCATTTTCTCCACGCAGGAAGTCAAAAAGGTGGGCGCGGGCACCACTGTGCGGAAAACCGTGCAGAAGGCTTTTTGGTTTGTGGAGGAGTCGGATGGCAGTATCATGATACAGCCGCTGAATGCCAATTATGTTCCCTCCGGTCCCAAACGAACCGTGACGCTGGAAGACGTTATCGAGAAGTTTCAGCCGGAACCGGAATTTTATGTGCAGACCGTGTTCCCCAAGATGAAGGAGCTGAACAAAACCATTGCCCGTGCCGACCGGCATCGCCAGCGGGGCGAGGGGTTCAGCGCCGAGTTCGAATACGGAAATGCCCTTAAGGTGGACGAAGAGAACGTGCGCGCCAACTTCGGGCTCGGCCTGACCTATCTGGACAGGGGCGAGACGGACAAGGCGGACAATATCTTTGAGCGGCTGGTCAAGCTGGAGGCCGCGTTTGACGAGGAGCACAAGCATCTTTTCAACGAATTCGGCATCAACCTGCGCAAGAACAAGATGCACACGCAGGCTATGGACTACTATGCCAAGGCGCTGGAACTTTCCGGCGAAGACGAAAACCTGTTCTACAATATCGCCCGTGTATGTCTGGACAAGCAGGACTACGCCGCCTGCGTGGATTATCTTTTCCGTTGCCTTGCCCTGAATCCTGCGCTGGATGCCGCTGTGAAGTTTCTTATGTGGCTCAAACAGAAGGAACTGGTGCCCAGAGACAAGGCAGCCGATGTGGACGCCCAGTTGGTGAAGTGTGCACAGGCCATAAAGGCGCGCAAGGCGCAGGACGAGGGGGCTTCCGGCGCAGAGGCGACCGTGCAGGACCCGGAACAGGGTAACGCGCACGCCGATGCAGACGCCGCTGCAAAGCCCGGCAAATCTGCCGCGGAAAAAGGTGAAGCGCAGGCCGGACAGGAAGCTGAGAAGAAGGCCGGGAAATCCGCTCCCATTATCATCGATTAA
- the mtaB gene encoding tRNA (N(6)-L-threonylcarbamoyladenosine(37)-C(2))-methylthiotransferase MtaB gives MREAFSFFMSTHGCKINQYETQALREEWLRRGFCEVNRAEDAGVVLVNSCAVTAKAVRELRAAVRKMHRDNPQARIVITGCAAQVMRKELASLPGVSLVVPQEEKASLKAWPGGAAAERAAAMEPVLPESADVGRLIEGSCAPSVTPATPSSFPDFAVTGYSRARAVVKVQDGCSHRCTYCIVPLTRGRSRSRDMAEIVAEARALLESGFREIILSGVNLRQYGRDLPETGNGQGRPDFWMLVRTLEHALGGEWAGRARLRLSSLEPGQLDRNALDTLAASRLVAPHLHISMQSGDDAVLKRMGRGHYAVDSLQTFLEELRGVWPLFGLGADILAGFPGETENEFARTLEAVRTMPLTYAHVFPYSRRPGTAAAAMPGQLERAVKTARARVLRELVAEKKAAFLQELVSAGVPQNVVLQASGTGDEGEREGEDADAARTQAGGVRGGISQMYTECLFTELPPGARARGMCAALPVAVRKGVLLVRPA, from the coding sequence ATGCGTGAAGCGTTCTCCTTTTTCATGTCTACCCACGGGTGCAAGATCAATCAGTATGAAACGCAGGCCCTGCGCGAGGAATGGCTGCGCCGGGGCTTTTGCGAGGTGAACCGGGCAGAGGATGCCGGCGTGGTGCTGGTAAACTCCTGCGCCGTGACCGCCAAGGCGGTGCGTGAGTTGCGGGCGGCTGTGCGCAAGATGCACAGAGACAATCCGCAGGCGCGCATTGTCATCACTGGTTGTGCCGCGCAGGTTATGCGCAAGGAACTGGCCTCGTTGCCGGGGGTGTCGCTTGTGGTGCCGCAGGAAGAAAAGGCCAGCCTTAAGGCATGGCCCGGCGGTGCTGCTGCGGAACGGGCGGCGGCCATGGAACCTGTATTGCCTGAATCGGCTGATGTCGGTCGCCTTATCGAAGGCTCCTGTGCACCGTCTGTAACGCCTGCGACTCCGAGCAGCTTTCCCGACTTTGCCGTTACAGGGTATTCCCGGGCCCGCGCCGTGGTGAAGGTGCAGGACGGCTGCTCCCACCGCTGCACCTACTGCATTGTTCCGCTCACGCGCGGGCGGTCGCGCTCCCGTGACATGGCGGAGATTGTGGCCGAGGCGCGTGCGCTGCTGGAATCCGGATTCCGCGAGATAATCCTGTCTGGAGTGAATTTGCGTCAGTACGGCAGAGACCTGCCGGAAACGGGAAACGGACAGGGGCGGCCGGATTTCTGGATGCTTGTGCGCACGCTGGAGCACGCGCTTGGCGGGGAGTGGGCGGGCAGGGCGCGGCTGCGTCTTTCTTCCCTCGAACCGGGACAGTTGGACCGCAACGCGCTGGACACGCTGGCGGCATCGCGTCTTGTGGCACCGCATCTGCACATTTCCATGCAGTCCGGCGATGACGCGGTGCTGAAGCGTATGGGGCGCGGTCATTATGCCGTGGATTCTCTGCAGACGTTTCTGGAAGAATTGCGTGGCGTGTGGCCCTTGTTCGGCTTGGGAGCCGACATTCTCGCCGGATTTCCCGGAGAGACGGAAAACGAATTTGCCCGCACGCTGGAAGCGGTGCGGACCATGCCGCTGACCTATGCCCATGTGTTTCCCTACTCAAGACGCCCCGGCACGGCTGCTGCGGCCATGCCCGGACAACTGGAACGTGCCGTGAAGACGGCGCGGGCCAGAGTGCTGCGGGAGTTGGTGGCGGAAAAGAAGGCCGCGTTTCTGCAGGAGCTTGTGTCGGCCGGTGTGCCGCAGAACGTGGTGCTGCAGGCCTCCGGTACCGGGGATGAGGGCGAGCGGGAGGGTGAAGATGCAGACGCTGCGCGGACGCAGGCAGGCGGCGTGCGGGGCGGTATTTCGCAGATGTATACCGAGTGTCTGTTTACGGAACTTCCCCCCGGTGCCCGTGCGCGCGGCATGTGCGCGGCTTTGCCTGTTGCCGTGCGTAAGGGGGTGTTACTGGTGCGTCCGGCATGA
- the recJ gene encoding single-stranded-DNA-specific exonuclease RecJ, which produces MPKVWLSRSSDPVPEDISAYAESLEISEFLARLLWQRGMQGREAVQGYLSPNLRLLAPLCQWPGLEEAADVLAQGLRENRPLAVWGDYDVDGVTSTALVKSFLAGHGIPVMHHLPNRMAEGYGMNVAGVEALYERGARMLLTVDCGISDFAPVARARELGMLVVVSDHHLPGESLPDAHAICNPRLRECPCPALAGVGVAFFLMCALNTRLAEGTGMRLDVRPLLDLVALGTIADVVELAGQNRVLVKNGLLVLAEGRRVGMAALKEVSGYAPAAFVGAGQVAFGLAPRINAAGRMGRADLALDLLMCTDPAEARRLAALLDGMNEERKNTEERIQAEAMRQAEAQLHRNALVLYGDEWHSGVIGIVASRVVDAYNRPTCILCREGEAVKGSARSIGEFHLHEGLTQCADLFTTFGGHRLAAGMSMPPGNLDSFRERFAAIVEKTIGTEPLAAHLRVDGEMGFELASDYTLLKELELMQPFGMGNSEPVFASPPLVVKSRRVFAGKHLKLELLDTRSGISLHAKAWRMADEMSPQIEGRRIRLAYSPRIDRYNGGATVDLRIKDWKPE; this is translated from the coding sequence TTGCCCAAGGTCTGGCTTTCCCGCTCATCTGACCCTGTCCCGGAGGATATTTCCGCCTATGCGGAATCGTTGGAAATATCAGAATTTCTTGCCCGTCTGCTATGGCAGCGGGGCATGCAGGGCCGTGAGGCCGTGCAGGGATATCTGAGTCCCAACCTGCGGCTTCTTGCTCCCCTGTGCCAGTGGCCCGGACTGGAAGAGGCGGCGGACGTGCTGGCGCAGGGATTGCGCGAGAACCGCCCCCTTGCCGTGTGGGGAGACTATGACGTGGATGGGGTTACCTCCACGGCACTGGTAAAGAGCTTTCTGGCGGGACACGGCATACCTGTCATGCACCACCTGCCCAACCGCATGGCCGAGGGGTACGGCATGAACGTGGCGGGTGTGGAAGCTCTGTATGAAAGGGGCGCGCGTATGCTGCTGACCGTGGACTGCGGTATCTCGGATTTTGCCCCGGTGGCACGGGCACGGGAACTGGGCATGCTGGTGGTGGTTTCCGATCACCATTTGCCCGGTGAGAGCCTGCCCGATGCCCACGCCATATGCAATCCCCGGCTGCGCGAGTGCCCCTGCCCCGCCCTTGCCGGAGTGGGCGTGGCGTTTTTCCTCATGTGCGCGCTGAATACGCGGCTGGCCGAGGGAACAGGCATGCGGCTGGATGTGCGGCCATTGCTGGACCTTGTGGCGCTGGGCACCATTGCCGATGTGGTGGAGCTTGCGGGGCAAAACCGCGTGCTGGTGAAGAATGGTTTGCTGGTGCTGGCAGAAGGCAGGCGTGTAGGCATGGCGGCACTGAAAGAGGTTTCCGGCTATGCGCCCGCCGCGTTTGTGGGAGCCGGGCAGGTGGCCTTTGGCCTTGCGCCGCGCATTAACGCCGCAGGGCGTATGGGGCGCGCCGATCTGGCACTGGACCTGCTCATGTGCACGGACCCGGCAGAGGCGCGCCGGCTGGCCGCATTGCTGGACGGCATGAACGAGGAGCGCAAGAATACCGAAGAGCGCATTCAGGCCGAGGCCATGCGGCAGGCAGAGGCGCAGTTGCACCGCAATGCGCTGGTGCTCTATGGCGATGAGTGGCACTCCGGGGTCATAGGGATTGTGGCTTCACGCGTGGTGGATGCCTATAACCGGCCCACCTGCATTTTGTGCCGGGAAGGGGAGGCCGTGAAAGGGTCTGCGCGGTCCATAGGCGAATTTCATCTGCACGAGGGGCTCACTCAATGCGCAGACCTGTTCACGACATTCGGCGGGCACAGGCTTGCGGCGGGCATGTCCATGCCGCCCGGCAATCTGGACAGCTTCCGTGAGCGGTTTGCAGCCATTGTGGAGAAGACCATCGGCACGGAGCCGCTGGCGGCGCACCTGCGTGTGGACGGCGAGATGGGGTTTGAGCTGGCTTCCGACTACACCCTGCTGAAAGAGCTGGAGCTGATGCAGCCCTTCGGCATGGGCAACAGCGAACCCGTGTTTGCCTCGCCTCCTCTTGTGGTCAAGTCGCGGCGCGTGTTTGCGGGTAAACATCTCAAGCTGGAACTGCTGGATACGCGCAGTGGTATCAGCCTGCATGCCAAGGCGTGGCGCATGGCGGACGAGATGTCGCCGCAGATTGAGGGACGGCGTATTCGCCTTGCCTACTCCCCGCGCATAGACCGCTACAACGGCGGAGCCACCGTGGATCTGCGCATCAAGGACTGGAAGCCCGAGTAG
- a CDS encoding SH3 domain-containing protein produces MTRIWRICGRFIACMVLAAGVGVLSGCGAARDVEPVRLDGVADLQRLPQNAAAYLPPKATEPLVSLEAQQEMYTRFLQRFFAPWLATGPSFTAADAFWGTSVFGARTGYAENLQPWSLARWEALVAMQRSDAYPSLSRRAIVTRNASFRVMPTDKPFFYNPSNAGEGYPFDYMQNSAVWIGTPVLVTHVSADGAWYFAEAGHVSGWLPADAFGWADEAFCIAYRNGAYAAVVRDGTLLRTREGAFAGVAHIGAVFPLVPAAEAVPGTESGGQQLSGGIDSTGSSPEGTTREGMADASGVVAAPLTVFVPARDVAGNAVMVLAELSASAAGRLPLRLTAQAVATIANGMMGQLYGWGGMLENRDCSAAMRDMLTVFGVWLPRNSAQQGRRGGTLVSLEGMTVAGKRDIILEQGIPFYSLIWFRGHIGLYLGQDAQTGEPLLLHSVWGARTQWEGREGRAVVGRTVITTVRFAEERSDVSRDWFYDRMMGLVVLPFGGQRR; encoded by the coding sequence ATGACCAGAATATGGCGGATATGCGGGCGGTTCATTGCGTGTATGGTGCTTGCTGCGGGAGTTGGAGTGCTTTCCGGTTGTGGTGCGGCAAGGGATGTGGAGCCGGTGCGTCTGGATGGCGTGGCCGACCTGCAACGCCTGCCCCAGAACGCGGCGGCGTATCTGCCGCCGAAGGCCACTGAACCACTGGTTTCCCTTGAAGCGCAGCAGGAAATGTATACCCGTTTCCTGCAACGGTTCTTTGCTCCGTGGCTGGCTACCGGTCCCAGTTTTACAGCGGCGGACGCCTTCTGGGGCACCTCTGTTTTCGGTGCACGCACAGGGTATGCGGAAAACCTGCAGCCATGGTCGCTGGCCCGTTGGGAGGCGCTGGTGGCCATGCAGCGGAGCGATGCATATCCTTCCCTGTCGCGCCGCGCCATTGTGACCCGCAATGCCAGCTTCCGGGTAATGCCCACGGACAAGCCTTTTTTCTATAATCCGTCCAATGCGGGCGAAGGGTATCCCTTTGATTACATGCAAAATTCTGCTGTGTGGATAGGTACTCCGGTACTGGTGACACACGTTTCGGCGGATGGCGCATGGTACTTTGCGGAAGCGGGACATGTTTCCGGCTGGCTGCCCGCAGACGCCTTCGGCTGGGCGGATGAGGCATTCTGCATCGCCTACAGGAACGGCGCGTACGCCGCTGTTGTGCGGGACGGCACGCTTTTGCGTACACGGGAAGGAGCCTTTGCCGGCGTGGCGCATATAGGCGCGGTGTTCCCGCTGGTGCCAGCCGCAGAGGCGGTGCCGGGGACGGAAAGCGGTGGCCAGCAGTTGTCTGGTGGCATCGACAGTACAGGAAGCAGCCCGGAAGGCACTACGCGGGAAGGGATGGCGGACGCTTCCGGTGTTGTGGCCGCTCCGCTCACGGTGTTTGTGCCTGCTCGTGATGTGGCCGGCAACGCTGTCATGGTGCTGGCTGAGCTCTCGGCATCTGCTGCCGGGCGTCTGCCGCTGCGTCTCACAGCGCAGGCCGTGGCGACCATAGCCAACGGTATGATGGGGCAGTTGTACGGCTGGGGTGGGATGCTGGAAAACAGAGACTGCTCCGCAGCCATGCGCGATATGCTTACCGTCTTTGGCGTCTGGCTGCCCCGTAATTCTGCCCAGCAGGGCAGGCGCGGCGGAACGCTGGTCTCGCTGGAAGGCATGACCGTGGCGGGCAAGCGGGACATCATTCTGGAGCAGGGCATTCCGTTCTACAGCCTCATCTGGTTCCGTGGGCACATAGGGCTGTATCTGGGGCAGGATGCCCAGACGGGGGAACCGCTCCTGCTGCATAGCGTATGGGGCGCACGCACCCAGTGGGAAGGCAGGGAAGGCCGAGCTGTGGTGGGCAGAACCGTCATTACCACCGTACGTTTTGCCGAGGAACGCTCGGACGTGAGCCGTGACTGGTTTTATGACAGGATGATGGGGCTTGTGGTGCTGCCTTTCGGCGGACAGCGCCGCTAG
- a CDS encoding DUF370 domain-containing protein codes for MKANRLLNIGFGNFVVANRIVGIYSPTSAPMRRVREDARAEGRLIDATQGRKTRSVLVTDSNHVILSAIQAETVGQRFTQEDDA; via the coding sequence ATGAAGGCGAACAGGCTTCTGAACATAGGATTCGGTAACTTTGTGGTGGCGAACCGCATTGTGGGCATATACAGCCCCACATCCGCCCCCATGCGCCGCGTGCGCGAGGACGCAAGGGCGGAAGGGCGGCTCATAGATGCCACGCAGGGCAGAAAGACCCGCTCCGTGCTGGTCACGGATTCCAACCACGTCATATTGTCCGCCATTCAGGCGGAGACCGTAGGGCAACGATTCACGCAGGAGGATGATGCATAA
- a CDS encoding HDOD domain-containing protein has protein sequence MQHHLEAQEFLSDLLQSMQELPYEAGQLRELFSQTSDTSPASLEAVAQTISRGQGIAARVLSMANSAYYGLQSEVSSVSRAVAVLGMKEVRNLVLSLSISDVTASRKLPRQFALADYWVHQVSVGEAARLIARHAMEAGEQVDPDTLYTAGLLHDLGKLFIAAFRPLTWAAIRNMRERDGLSDVQAEDRYWGVDHAVIAAHVLSYWNLPEALTEPISWHHQPHLAASHKRGAAILYTADALLHSRQDGGIALSDNASALLRRFVRDAQRFEQQLDSRLDAEHIRALVSHLL, from the coding sequence ATGCAGCATCATCTTGAAGCGCAGGAATTTCTGAGCGATCTGCTGCAGAGCATGCAGGAACTGCCCTACGAGGCGGGCCAGTTGCGTGAGCTTTTTTCCCAGACATCCGATACCTCTCCCGCCTCGCTGGAGGCGGTGGCACAGACGATATCGCGCGGGCAGGGCATTGCGGCGCGGGTGCTTTCCATGGCCAATTCGGCATACTATGGCCTGCAGTCCGAGGTGTCTTCCGTTTCCCGTGCCGTGGCTGTTCTGGGCATGAAAGAAGTTCGCAACCTTGTGCTTTCACTGAGTATTTCTGATGTGACGGCAAGCAGAAAGCTGCCCCGGCAGTTTGCCCTTGCCGATTACTGGGTGCATCAGGTGAGCGTGGGCGAAGCCGCGCGGCTTATCGCCCGTCACGCCATGGAAGCAGGCGAGCAGGTGGACCCGGACACCCTGTACACTGCCGGTTTGCTGCATGATCTCGGCAAACTGTTTATCGCCGCATTCAGGCCGCTCACATGGGCTGCCATCCGCAACATGCGGGAGCGCGATGGTCTTTCGGATGTGCAGGCTGAAGACCGCTACTGGGGCGTGGACCATGCGGTCATCGCCGCCCATGTGCTTTCCTACTGGAATCTGCCTGAGGCGCTTACCGAGCCCATAAGCTGGCATCATCAGCCACATCTGGCCGCCTCGCATAAGCGTGGTGCGGCCATACTCTACACAGCCGACGCCCTGTTGCACAGCAGGCAGGACGGAGGTATAGCTTTGAGTGACAACGCTTCTGCGCTGCTCAGGCGCTTTGTGCGTGATGCGCAGCGGTTTGAACAGCAGCTTGATAGCAGGCTGGATGCCGAGCACATCCGCGCGCTTGTTTCCCACCTTCTGTAA